A region of Oceanispirochaeta sp. DNA encodes the following proteins:
- a CDS encoding glucuronate isomerase has product MKFIKDDFLLENNEAKRLYKEYAKDQPIIDYHCHLSPKEILEDKKWDNIAQIWLGGDHYKWRCMRTNGVDEKYITGDAPDREKFQKFAETMPYLLRNPMYHWCHLELARYFGIDDLVLNGDTAQEVWDRSQKVIDKGMSARQLMVDSNVKIVCTTDDPIDSLEYHKSLAAEGFQVKVLPTWRPDKAMAIEKPLWKDYIIALSKAVGTDIRDSASLVKAIEIRHQYFHDAGCRLSDHGLETCYAAA; this is encoded by the coding sequence ATGAAATTTATAAAAGACGATTTTTTACTGGAAAACAATGAGGCGAAACGCCTCTATAAAGAGTACGCCAAGGACCAGCCCATCATAGACTACCACTGTCATCTGAGTCCCAAAGAAATTTTAGAAGACAAAAAATGGGATAACATCGCCCAGATCTGGCTGGGGGGAGACCACTATAAATGGCGGTGCATGCGCACCAACGGTGTAGATGAAAAATACATCACCGGTGATGCTCCGGACAGGGAGAAATTTCAGAAGTTTGCCGAAACCATGCCCTATCTTCTCCGCAACCCCATGTACCACTGGTGCCACCTCGAGCTTGCCCGCTACTTCGGCATCGATGACCTCGTTCTGAACGGCGATACCGCTCAGGAAGTCTGGGACCGCTCTCAGAAGGTCATCGACAAAGGCATGAGTGCCCGTCAGTTGATGGTCGACAGCAATGTCAAAATCGTCTGTACCACCGACGATCCCATCGACAGTCTGGAGTACCATAAATCCCTGGCAGCCGAAGGATTTCAGGTCAAAGTGCTCCCCACCTGGCGGCCCGACAAGGCCATGGCCATCGAAAAACCCCTCTGGAAAGACTACATTATCGCCCTTTCCAAGGCCGTGGGAACGGACATCCGGGATTCTGCCTCCCTGGTCAAGGCCATCGAAATCCGGCACCAGTACTTTCACGATGCGGGGTGCCGCCTCTCCGACCATGGCCTTGAAACCTGTTATGCCGCAGC
- a CDS encoding UxaA family hydrolase produces MAEIWIQISELDNVVVALKSIPSGTDILGVKALTEIPAGHKISLKDLSPGDEILKYGYPIGKAVEEVKKGEHLHTHNVKTLLSGSLSYDYKPVVPALIDSPLRGRTFLGYPRADGRTGTRNELWIINTVGCVNKTAEILCCLAEKENQGRCGGIFSFAHPFGCSQLGDDHQTTRTILADLVNHPNAGAVLVLGLGCENNNIPSFKEALGDYDDKRVKFLSTQDVEDEVETGLDLIRGLLDVVKEDKRVETPVSELVVGLKCGGSDGLSGITANPLVGRFSDSIVGAGGTSILTEVPEMFGAETILMNRCLNREVFDKTVSLVNDFKDYFTKHDQVVYENPSPGNKDGGITTLEDKSLGCIQKGGRATISEVIPYGGRVEGKGLILLNGPGNDIVSTTAMTAAGATVLLFTTGRGTPLGAPVPTVKIATNSDLARRKKSWIDFNAGTAVEGKTLDEVNLDLTDKVLAIASGEEAMNERKGYREISIFKDGVIL; encoded by the coding sequence ATGGCTGAAATATGGATTCAAATTTCTGAACTGGATAATGTTGTCGTCGCCTTGAAATCGATCCCCTCCGGAACAGATATTCTGGGTGTGAAGGCCCTGACAGAGATTCCTGCGGGTCATAAAATATCCCTGAAAGACCTAAGCCCGGGAGATGAAATCCTGAAATACGGCTATCCCATAGGGAAGGCCGTAGAGGAAGTCAAAAAGGGAGAACATCTCCATACCCACAATGTGAAAACTCTCCTTTCAGGGTCCCTGAGTTATGACTATAAACCTGTGGTCCCTGCCCTCATCGACAGCCCGCTCCGGGGTAGGACCTTTCTGGGTTATCCCCGGGCCGACGGCCGGACGGGAACCCGTAATGAACTCTGGATAATCAACACCGTGGGCTGTGTGAATAAGACCGCCGAAATCCTCTGCTGTCTGGCAGAGAAGGAGAACCAGGGACGATGCGGTGGCATCTTCAGCTTTGCCCATCCCTTTGGCTGTTCACAGCTGGGGGATGACCATCAGACCACCCGGACCATCCTGGCCGACCTGGTGAACCATCCCAATGCGGGGGCCGTTCTGGTGCTGGGCCTGGGGTGTGAGAACAACAACATCCCCTCCTTCAAAGAGGCCCTGGGCGACTACGACGATAAGAGGGTGAAATTTCTCTCGACCCAGGATGTTGAAGACGAAGTGGAAACAGGACTGGATCTGATCCGCGGACTGCTGGATGTGGTCAAAGAGGACAAACGTGTTGAAACCCCGGTTTCCGAGCTGGTGGTGGGTCTCAAATGCGGAGGCTCCGACGGGCTATCAGGCATCACGGCCAACCCTCTGGTGGGCCGATTCTCAGACAGCATTGTGGGCGCGGGAGGCACATCGATACTGACCGAGGTCCCCGAGATGTTCGGTGCTGAAACCATATTGATGAACCGATGCCTCAACAGGGAGGTCTTCGATAAGACAGTCAGCCTGGTCAACGACTTCAAGGATTACTTTACAAAGCATGATCAGGTGGTTTATGAGAATCCTTCCCCCGGGAATAAAGACGGCGGCATCACAACCCTGGAAGACAAGTCTCTGGGATGTATTCAAAAAGGGGGGAGGGCCACCATCAGCGAAGTGATCCCCTATGGCGGCAGGGTGGAAGGCAAGGGTCTGATTCTCCTCAATGGTCCGGGGAATGACATCGTCTCCACCACCGCCATGACCGCGGCCGGAGCTACTGTTCTCCTCTTTACGACAGGACGGGGAACCCCTCTGGGAGCCCCTGTACCCACCGTGAAAATCGCGACAAACTCAGACCTGGCCCGCCGTAAAAAGAGCTGGATAGATTTTAATGCGGGAACTGCCGTGGAAGGAAAAACCCTGGATGAAGTGAACCTGGATCTGACCGATAAGGTCCTGGCCATTGCCTCGGGAGAGGAGGCCATGAACGAAAGAAAGGGATACCGGGAAATTTCAATTTTCAAGGATGGGGTCATTCTATAG
- a CDS encoding tagaturonate reductase: protein MNAQSVMNGLNKETGLEAGVIPENRPVTILQFGEGNFLRAFIDWMVDEMNSQGLYNGKVALVQPLPQGMIGMMKEQDYLYTLFLRGIQKGEVVVEKKIIDVIDRAVNPYEDFQSYLKEAENPDLRIIVSNTTEAGIVLRQEDSQADQPPQSFPGKLLLLLKKRYDLFEGARDKGFLFFPCELIDRNGDMLKAILLELASSWYPDNEDFILWITEANVFFNTLVDRIVSGYPRYEVEDLWKEIGYRDNVLNTGEIFHFLVIEGPREYEKEFPLIQAGLNVKWCDNMAPYRTRKVRILNGAHTMTVLAAWLYGLETVQDCMYDDVISQYIRKGIFEEIIPTLDLPAAELDEYGKAILERFSNPYIKHFLLSISLNSVSKFKTRVLPSLLEYVKRKKSLPEVLSFSLAALVLFYKGSQGSDITLKAHRAVDGREYAISDSPEILDFFASLWDGLTGGTMEEAETIMTSVLAKEDYWGLDLNTREGLGLKTSTFLCRMVIDGVPAVLKDMIDG from the coding sequence ATGAATGCACAGAGTGTTATGAATGGTTTGAATAAAGAAACAGGTCTTGAGGCTGGTGTCATACCAGAGAACAGGCCTGTTACCATCCTGCAGTTCGGAGAGGGGAACTTCCTCCGTGCCTTCATCGACTGGATGGTGGATGAGATGAATAGTCAGGGCCTTTATAATGGAAAAGTGGCCCTGGTTCAACCCCTGCCTCAGGGCATGATCGGCATGATGAAGGAGCAGGATTACCTGTACACTCTTTTTTTACGGGGTATTCAGAAGGGTGAGGTCGTTGTTGAAAAGAAGATCATCGATGTCATCGACCGGGCCGTAAACCCCTATGAGGACTTTCAGAGTTATCTCAAGGAAGCAGAGAATCCCGATCTCAGGATCATCGTCTCCAATACGACAGAAGCGGGGATAGTACTCCGTCAGGAAGACAGCCAGGCCGATCAGCCTCCTCAGTCTTTTCCAGGCAAACTCCTCCTCCTTCTTAAAAAAAGGTATGACCTTTTTGAGGGAGCCCGGGACAAGGGTTTCCTATTTTTCCCCTGTGAGCTGATTGACCGCAACGGGGACATGCTGAAAGCCATCCTCCTGGAACTGGCTTCTTCCTGGTATCCTGACAATGAGGACTTTATCCTCTGGATCACCGAAGCCAATGTCTTTTTCAACACCCTGGTAGACCGCATTGTGAGTGGCTATCCCCGGTACGAGGTGGAAGATCTCTGGAAGGAGATCGGATACAGAGATAATGTGCTGAACACAGGCGAAATCTTTCACTTTCTGGTCATCGAGGGCCCCCGGGAGTACGAGAAGGAGTTTCCCCTCATCCAGGCCGGACTGAATGTCAAATGGTGCGATAATATGGCTCCCTACCGGACCCGGAAGGTCCGCATCCTCAACGGCGCCCATACCATGACCGTCCTGGCCGCCTGGTTGTATGGATTGGAAACTGTACAAGACTGCATGTATGATGACGTCATTTCACAGTATATCCGCAAGGGAATCTTCGAAGAGATCATTCCCACCCTGGACCTCCCCGCCGCAGAGTTGGATGAGTACGGTAAAGCCATCCTGGAACGCTTCAGCAATCCCTATATCAAACACTTTCTCTTAAGCATCTCCCTGAACTCGGTTTCCAAATTTAAAACCCGGGTCCTGCCGTCACTGCTGGAATATGTGAAGAGGAAAAAAAGCCTCCCCGAAGTCCTGAGCTTTTCTCTGGCTGCCCTGGTCCTCTTCTATAAAGGAAGCCAGGGCTCTGACATAACCCTGAAAGCTCATCGGGCTGTGGACGGCAGGGAATACGCCATCAGCGACTCTCCCGAAATCCTGGATTTCTTTGCATCCCTCTGGGACGGATTGACCGGTGGAACCATGGAGGAAGCCGAAACAATCATGACCAGCGTTCTGGCAAAAGAGGACTACTGGGGACTGGATCTCAACACCCGGGAAGGACTCGGATTAAAGACATCCACCTTTCTCTGCCGCATGGTGATAGATGGTGTGCCCGCCGTATTGAAGGATATGATCGATGGCTGA